TCACGTTGCCCCCGCCATACTGGCCCTTGGGGATGGTGCCCTCGAAGCCGCCGTAGTCCAGCGGGTGGTCCTCCACATGCACGGCGAGGCGCTTCTCGCCGGGCACGAGGCTGGGGCCGCGGGTGACGGCCCAGCTCTTCAGCACGCCGTCCATCTCCAGCCGGAAGTCATAGTGCAGGCGACGGGCCGCATGCTTCTGGATGACGAACACGCCTTCCGGTCGCATCGCCGCGCCTTTGCCCTTGCGCTTATCGGCGCCGGAGGGCTCGGGGGTGGCGGCGAAGTCGCGCTTGGCGCGGTAGCGGTCAAGGTCGGCCATGGGTCAGCTCGCCTCTCAGCTCGCCTTGCGGGTGGTCTTGCGGGATGGCGCTGGCTTTTCGGCGGCGGCGTTCTTGCCGGCCTTGGCTTTGGTCGGCGCTTTCTTGCCGCTGCCGGAAGCCTTCCCGCTCGCGCCCCCTGTCGCTTTGGCACTGGTGCGCTCTGTCGCCTTGGCGCTGGCGCGCAGGGCCTCAAGAAGGTCCACCACCTTCTCTTCCTTGCGCGGCGGGGCCTTCGGGAGGGGCTTGCCTTCCATCTTGGCGCGCACCAGCTCTGCCAAGGCGCTCTCGTAGCGGTCCTGATAGGCCATGGGGTCGAATGTGCCGGCCTTGGTCTTGATGATGTGGGTGGCGAGATCGCGCATCTCGGCGGTGATCTTCACCTCCGGCACGTCGGCGAACGCCTCCTGCGCCGAGCGCACCTCGTAATCGAAGGAGAGGGTGGAGGCGAGCAGCGCGCCGCCTTCCTCGGTCGGGCGGATGAGCAGCCGGCGCACGCGGCGGAACAGAAGCGCCTCGCCCAGCGCGGCGACCTTCTGGGCCGCCATCCCGCGCTTGAGGATTTCGAAAACCTCGGCGGCGGCCTCGTCCACCGGAGCCAGGAAATAAGGGCGGTCGAGATAGACCGTATCGATGCCATCGCAGGGCAGAAAGGCGTCGATGGAAATGGTCTTGTCGTTGTCCGGAAGAACAGCCGCCGCTTCTTCGGGCTCGATGGTGATGTATTCGCCCTTGGCGACTTCGTAGCCGCGCACCTGCGCGTCGTTTTCCACCGGCTCGCCGGTTTCCTCGTCCACATATTGCCGGCGCAGGCGGTGGCCGCTCTTGCGGCTGACCATGTGCAAACTGATGCGCTCGGACGTGGAGGCAGCCGCATAGAGCCCGACAGCGCAGCTCAGCGCGCCGACGGTGAGAAACCCCTTCCAGCTCGCCCGTGGCGCCATCTCGCCCCTCGTTGCAGGCTTCGTCTGTCAGAGCACACCCGCGCGGCGGCGGGGGCAAGGGAAAATGCCATCCCTTGAAGGACAGTCATGGCCCGGCTTGTCCGGGCCATCCACTCCGCCGCCAGAGCGGTGCCGGAGATCAAGGACTCGACCCGGTCGTCCCGTGGATCCCCCAGACAAGCCGGGGGATGACACCGGTGCAAATGGAGGCCGAGCCTCAACCGTGCAGCCGCCGCGCGTAGAAGGTCGCCAGCAGCCGGGCTTCGGCTTCGGACCCCGCGCGGATCGGCGCGGAAGCGTCATCCAGCACCCGCCACGTCCAGCGGCGGTCGTGGCAGTCGAGGCGCGCGACGGGCATGCCGTCGCAGATCAGCACCTCGCTGCCTGCCGCCTTTGCGCGCCATTCGAGGATCGGCTCTGAGCCCGGCGGCGCGTGGAAGAAGCTGCCGGCCTCGTGGAGGAAATGGCGGATGGGTCCGCGGCTCGCTGCATCGTGGTGCATCGAAGGTCTCCTTTGCAGAACCAAGTGGCCGCGCCGCCCTTTGGTTCCGTGCGGTCGCGGCAACGTCCTGTGCCCCCTGCGCCGTTGCGGCGCTTTGGCCGCTCTTGGTCTAGAAGAGGTTTCCGGAAGGGAGAGGCGGCATGATCGCGTTCTATGATGCGGGCGAGGTCGAGGCGGCGCTGACCTATGAGCGCCTCGTGCCGGCGCTCCGGGCGGCCTTCGCGGCGGCGGAGGTGGAATCGCCGGTGCGCGGTGTCCATCACGTCGGCACGGACGAGACGCCCGGCCGGCTCCTCACCATGGCGGCGTGGCGGCCCGGCGCGGTGTTCGGCGTGAAGCTGGTGAATGTGTTTCCCGCCAACGGCGCCAGGGGCCTCGGAGCGGTGCACGGGATCTATACCCTGTTCGACGGCACCACCGGCGTGCCCACCGCCGTCATCGAGGCGGATGCGCTCACCAACCGGCGGACGGCCGCGACCTCCGCGCTCGCCTCCACCTTCCTCTCGCGGATGGACAGCCAGACGCTGACGGTGGTCGGAACCGGCCATCTCGCCTTCCAGCTGGCGCAGGGCCATTGCGCCGTGCGGCCCATCCGCCGCGTGCTGGTGTGGGGCCGCGTGCCGGAGCGCGCCGCCGCCATGGCGGATCGGCTGAAGGCACTAGGCCTGCCGGCCGAGCCCGCGCCCGACCTGTCCGCCGCCGTCGCTGCCGCCGATATCATCACGAGCGCCACCACCTCCGACGTGCCGCTGGTGCTGGGGCGGGACGTGCGGCCGGGCACCCATGTTGACCTCGTGGGCGCCTTCACCCCCACCATGCGCGAGAGCGACGATGCGCTCATCCGCGCCAGCGATGTCTATGTGGACACTTATGCCGGCGCCCTCGGCGAGGCCGGCGACCTGCTGCTGCCGGCGGCGGCTGGGGTGTGGTCCACCGATCAGGTGAAGGCCGACCTCTACGAGCTATGCGCCGGCAGTAAGGAAGGGCGGACGGACGCGGACGCCATAACGGTCTTCAAGTCCGTGGGCGCGGCCATCGAGGATCTGGTGGCGGCCGAGCTGGTGGCGCGTCGGCGATAGGGCCGGCGGAGGGCCGGGAAAAGCCGGGCCCTCCGCCAATGGCTCAAGCGGGAAGAAAAGGCCCTCCGGTCCCGCCGGAGGGCGACGCTCAGGTGCCGCTCACTCCGCCGCGGCGGGCGGGGGAGGGGCGACTTCGGGAGCGGGCGTGTAGATCAGGCCGCCGCCGTCGCGGAACTTCTGGGCCATTTCGGCCATGCCCGCGGAGGCGAGGTTGTCGGCCTGGGCGCGGGCGATGTCGCCGGCTTCCAGCTTCAGCTCCTGCGAGATCTTCATGGAGCAGAACTTCGGCCCGCACATGGAGCAGAAGTGCGCCACCTTGGCCCCCTCGGCGGGGAGCGTCTCGTCGTGGAAGCGCTCGGCCGTCTCCGGGTCGAGCGAGAGCGCGAACTGGTCGCGCCAGCGGAAGCTGAAGCGGGCCCGGGAGAGCGCATCGTCACGGATGCGCGCCGCCGGGTGGCCCTTGGCGAGATCGGCGGCGTGGGCGGCGATCTTGTAGGAGATGACGCCGGTCTTCACGTCGTCGCGGTCGGGCAGGCCCAGATGCTCCTTCGGCGTGACGTAGCAGAGCATCGCCGTGCCGAACCAGCCGATCATCGCCGCGCCGATGGCGGAGGAGATGTGGTCGTAGCCGGGGGAGATGTCCGTCACCAGCGGGCCGAGGGTATAGAACGGCGCCTCGTGGCAGACCTTGAGCTGCTTCTCCACATTCTCGCGGATGAGGTGCAGCGGCACGTGGCCGGGGCCTTCGATCATCACCTGGCAATCATACTTCCAGGCGATCTCGGTGAGCTGGCCAAGGGTTTCAAGTTCCGCAAACTGCGCCGCGTCGTTGGCGTCCGCGATGGAGCCGGGGCGCAGGCCGTCGCCGAGGGAGAAGGAGACGTCATACTGGGCGAGGATCTCGCACAGCTCCTCGAAATGCTCGTAGAGGAAGCTCTCGCGGTGATGCGCGAGGCACCACTTGGCCATGATGGAGCCGCCGCGCGAGACGATGCCGGTGACGCGGTTGGCGGTGAGCGGCACGAAGGGCAGGCGCACGCCGGCGTGCACCGTCATGTAGTCCACGCCCTGCTCGGCCTGCTCGATGACCGTGTCGCGGAAGACTTCCCAGGTGAGATCCTCGGCGACGCCGTTCACCTTCTCCAGCGCCTGATAGAGCGGCACGGTGCCGATGGGCACCGGCGAGTTGCGCATGATCCATTCGCGGATGGTGTGGATGTTCTTGCCGGTGGACAGGTCCATCACCGTGTCGGCGCCCCAGCGGGTGGCCCACACCAGCTTGTCCACCTCCTCCGCCACGCCCGAGGTCACGGCGGAATTGCCGATATTGGCGTTGATCTTCACGAGGAAGTTCCGGCCGATGGCCATCGGCTCGGTTTCGGGGTGGTTGATGTTGTTGGGGATGATGGCGCGGCCGCGCGCCACTTCCTGCCGCACGAACTCGGGCGTGATCTCGGCGGGGATCGCCGCGCCGAGGCCCATGGCCTGATGGTGCGGATGGGCGCCGCCGTTCACCTTGGCGAGGTTCTCGCGGGCGGCGACATATTCCATCTCCGGCGTGATGATGCCGGCGCGGGCATAGGCCATCTGGGTCGGGCGCTTGCCCGCCTTGGCGCGGAGCGGCTTGCGGCCGGAAAGATCGAACTGCGGCAGGGTGGAGGACTGGCCGGCCTTCAGGCCATCGTCCTCGGGCCTGAAGGCCCGGCCGTCCACCTCTTCCACGTCACCGCGCTCGCGGATCCACTGGGCGCGCAGCTGCGGCAGGCCCTTGGTGAGGTCGATGACGGACTGCGGATCGGTATAGGGGCCGGAGGTGTCGTACACCTTCACCGGCGGCTCGGACGGATCGGACAGCCCGATCTCGCGCATGGCGACACGCACGTCCGGCCGGGTGGCGGACACGAACACCTTGCGGGAATGGGGCAGCGGCCCGGTGGTGACTTTCAGGGAGGACGTCGAGGCTTCGTCCAGCATTGCGGATCTCCGTTCAGCTTGCGCTTTCAACGAGAACCGGGGTGTGAGCTAGGAGACGGGTGCGGGACGACGCTGAGCGCCGGTAAGCACAAGTTCCGATCCCTTCGCCGGTATGACCCGGATCAGGTTCGAAGGGTCATCGCGGCGCCGCGGAAGATGAATTCCGCGAACTTGCGATATCTCAGCCCCTTCCGGGGCCCCCCTTGGAACAAGGCCACTGTGATGTATACGAAAGCCCAATGTCAACGCTGCACCGCAGCGAACGCATGGGGGACGGTCACGCCGATGACGGCGAGCGTTACGCCGCGATGTGGGCGTGGTGCAGGCCCACCCGCTCGTGACCGCGCGATGACATCCGCTCGTCCTTGGCCGACCGTTCATGCTTGCGCGGGCGGGCCTCGGCCTTGATCTGGCGGAGCGCCTCGTCGAGCCTCGTGAGGGCGTCGCTGGCGGCGTGCTCCTCGGCGCAGCTGGAACCGGCTTCCCACGCGGCCTCGTTGCGGAAGTCCTCGGCCTGCGCCAGCTGCGCCAGATAGGCGCGAACATCCATCAGCGCGGCCTGGAGGGTGGTCTGCTGGAGGGTGGTCTGGGAACTCATATCGTTTGCCCTTGATCGTCAATCTGAGCGTTAAGTGATGGCCTAATACGGCCGCCGCGTGGCGAAATAGGGGGTGTCCGAAGGTCATACGCAGCGGAAATCACTCACTTTTCCGCTATCTGCCCCTCCCGCCACAGCTTCCCCAGGGGCGGCATGGCATCAGGAAACGGACAACCCTATTCGCGCGCATATGTGGACACCCGCCGGCGGCGGCTGGCTGCCTTGCGGCCCGCGCGCTAGACTGGTTCGGCGAAAGCCTTGTGAGGCTTGAGAGCCCCTCTGCCTTGATCTTGGCCGGACATACCTAATGGAAGCTTACCACCAGCTCCTGCGCCGTATTCTCGACGAGGGCGTGCGCAAGGACGACCGCACCGGCACCGGCACGCTCTCCGTGTTCGGCCACCAGATGCGATTCGACCTCGGGGCCGGCTTCCCGCTCGTGACCACCAAGAAGCTGCACCTGAAGTCCATCGTCCACGAGCTTCTGTGGTTCCTCGCCGGGGACACCAACATCCGCTACCTGAAGGAGAACGGCGTCTCCATCTGGGATGAGTGGGCGGATGCCAACGGCGATCTCGGCCCGGTCTACGGCCACCAGTGGCGCTCCTGGCCGACGCCAGAGGGCGGCGTGATCGACCAGATCGCGCAGGTGGTCTCGGACATCCGCCGCAATCCCGATTCGCGACGCCTCATCGTCACCGCCTGGAATCCGGCGGACGTGGCGAAGATGGCGCTGCCGCCCTGCCACTGCCTGTTCCAGTTCTACGTGCTGGAGGGCAAGCTCTCCTGCCAGCTCTACCAGCGCTCGGCGGACGTGTTCCTCGGCGTGCCGTTCAACATCGCCTCCTATGCCCTGCTCACCCACATGGTGGCGCAGGTGACCGGGCTCGGCGTCGGCGATTTCGTCCATACGCTGGGCGATGCGCACCTCTATGTGAACCATCTCGATCAGGCCCGCGAGCAGCTTTCCCGCACCCCGCGCGCGCTGCCCGTCCTGCGCCTGAACCCGGGGGCGAGGGACATCTTCGCCTTCCGCTACGAGGACATCGAGATCGTCGGCTACGATCCCCACCCGGCCATCAAGGCCCCGGTGGCGGTGTAGGACGGGCCACGCTGCGGCGTGCGGGCGGGCGCCCACTCTCGACCGGCCTCGCCCATCCCCCTCGCTCTCACGAGCCGTCATCCCCCGCCTTGTGCGGGGGATCCACCCAACCGCCCGTCGGCTTTGCGGAACCCGCCACCCCAGCGGCGGAGGTGTGGATCTCCCGGATCAGCCGGGCGATGGCGGTGAAAAGCTGGGGCGGCGCCGCAGTCTGGCGTAGAGTGCGCCCGGCGCTGGCCCCCGGCTCGCGGGCACGTTCTTCCCTTGCGTGAGATCGTGCCCGCGGTTGGACTCAATAAGGTGCTAGCAGCCAAACACGAGCGGGCCGCGCGCCCGCATCATGAGGGAGGAAGCCATGGCCGGAACGGGTGATCTTCTCGGGCAGCTCATCGGCGCGGCGCTCGGCTCGGGCAGCGTGCGGGGCGGCGGCGCGCAGCAGGCCGGGGGCGGATTGCCGGGCGGCGGTCTTCCGGGCGGCCTCGGCGACATTCTCGGTCAGGTGCTCGGCGGCGGCGGTCGCGGCGCGCCCGGCGGCGGCGGCTCGGGCGGCAGCGGGCCCGGCGGATTGGGTGACATCCTCGGGCAGGTTCTGGGCGGCGGCGGTGCGCGTGGCGGCGGCGCGCCATCCGGCCTTCCGGGCGGCCTTGGCGATATTCTCGGACAGGTGCTCGGCGGCGGGCGGGGCGCGCCCCAAGGCGGCCCCTCGTCCGGCCCCTCGTCCGGCCCCTCGGGCGGCGCCTCGGCGGGTCCCACCGGCGGGCTTGAGGACATTCTCGGCCAGATCCTCGGCGGCGGGGGCCGACCTTCCGGCGGCTCGACGCAGGGGGGCGGCGTTTCCGGCGGCGCGGGCGGTGGGCTCGGCGATATCGCGGCGGACGCCCTCGGCCGCGGCGGCTCGAACCCGACCGGCGGCTACACCCCGCCGGAGATGCCCTCCGACTATCGCCAGCCGCAGCCCTCGCCGCAGCCCGGCCATCAGCCCTCCGCCGCCTCCGGTGGCAGCGACCTGATGAAATACGGCGGCCTCGCCATCATCGGCATGCTGGCCTGGAAGGCCCTGCGCAAATGGCAGGCCGGCGCCGGCGGGCGCTCGGCCTTCTCCTCCGGCTCGCCGGACGCGGCCTTCTCCCCCGCGGCGGCGCCGGGCGGGCCGGAGGCCTTCTCCGGCGTGCTGCTCTCGGCCATGGCCGCCGCCGCGCAGGCGGACGGGCAGATCGACGAGGAAGAGGTCTCGCGCATCGGCGGCGGGCTGGAGCGCATGGGCACCGCCTCGCCCGAGCGCGACGCGCTGATCGCCATCCTCACCACCCCGGTCGATCCCAACGAGGTGGTGGCCGCCGCGACGACGCCCGAGGCGGCGCTCCAGATCTACGCGGCCTCGGCCCTCGCCATCCGTCCGGACAACGACGCCGAGCACGCCTATCTGGACTGGCTCGCGGGTTCGCTCGGCATCGATTCCGGCCTGAAGGCGCAGATCGACGGCGAGCTGAACGCCTGAGCGGGCGAGCCACGCTCAGGCGCCGCGCGGAGTCACGTCGTGCGACCACGCTCAAACGCCGCGCGGGCTTGGCGTGCTCACGCCATCGTGCAGGCGCCGGCCGTAACGCCGCCGCAGGGGGCGGCGTAAGGGGAGGCGGGCGCCGGACGGGCGTCCGCGCAGTTTCGCCGGAAAGGACCCTATGCCCCTGTTTCACGAGCGCTCCGGCCGGTTCAGTCCCGAGAAGA
The nucleotide sequence above comes from Xanthobacter flavus. Encoded proteins:
- a CDS encoding tellurite resistance TerB family protein, giving the protein MAGTGDLLGQLIGAALGSGSVRGGGAQQAGGGLPGGGLPGGLGDILGQVLGGGGRGAPGGGGSGGSGPGGLGDILGQVLGGGGARGGGAPSGLPGGLGDILGQVLGGGRGAPQGGPSSGPSSGPSGGASAGPTGGLEDILGQILGGGGRPSGGSTQGGGVSGGAGGGLGDIAADALGRGGSNPTGGYTPPEMPSDYRQPQPSPQPGHQPSAASGGSDLMKYGGLAIIGMLAWKALRKWQAGAGGRSAFSSGSPDAAFSPAAAPGGPEAFSGVLLSAMAAAAQADGQIDEEEVSRIGGGLERMGTASPERDALIAILTTPVDPNEVVAAATTPEAALQIYAASALAIRPDNDAEHAYLDWLAGSLGIDSGLKAQIDGELNA
- a CDS encoding ornithine cyclodeaminase family protein, translated to MIAFYDAGEVEAALTYERLVPALRAAFAAAEVESPVRGVHHVGTDETPGRLLTMAAWRPGAVFGVKLVNVFPANGARGLGAVHGIYTLFDGTTGVPTAVIEADALTNRRTAATSALASTFLSRMDSQTLTVVGTGHLAFQLAQGHCAVRPIRRVLVWGRVPERAAAMADRLKALGLPAEPAPDLSAAVAAADIITSATTSDVPLVLGRDVRPGTHVDLVGAFTPTMRESDDALIRASDVYVDTYAGALGEAGDLLLPAAAGVWSTDQVKADLYELCAGSKEGRTDADAITVFKSVGAAIEDLVAAELVARRR
- the thiC gene encoding phosphomethylpyrimidine synthase ThiC, which gives rise to MLDEASTSSLKVTTGPLPHSRKVFVSATRPDVRVAMREIGLSDPSEPPVKVYDTSGPYTDPQSVIDLTKGLPQLRAQWIRERGDVEEVDGRAFRPEDDGLKAGQSSTLPQFDLSGRKPLRAKAGKRPTQMAYARAGIITPEMEYVAARENLAKVNGGAHPHHQAMGLGAAIPAEITPEFVRQEVARGRAIIPNNINHPETEPMAIGRNFLVKINANIGNSAVTSGVAEEVDKLVWATRWGADTVMDLSTGKNIHTIREWIMRNSPVPIGTVPLYQALEKVNGVAEDLTWEVFRDTVIEQAEQGVDYMTVHAGVRLPFVPLTANRVTGIVSRGGSIMAKWCLAHHRESFLYEHFEELCEILAQYDVSFSLGDGLRPGSIADANDAAQFAELETLGQLTEIAWKYDCQVMIEGPGHVPLHLIRENVEKQLKVCHEAPFYTLGPLVTDISPGYDHISSAIGAAMIGWFGTAMLCYVTPKEHLGLPDRDDVKTGVISYKIAAHAADLAKGHPAARIRDDALSRARFSFRWRDQFALSLDPETAERFHDETLPAEGAKVAHFCSMCGPKFCSMKISQELKLEAGDIARAQADNLASAGMAEMAQKFRDGGGLIYTPAPEVAPPPPAAAE
- a CDS encoding Ku protein encodes the protein MAPRASWKGFLTVGALSCAVGLYAAASTSERISLHMVSRKSGHRLRRQYVDEETGEPVENDAQVRGYEVAKGEYITIEPEEAAAVLPDNDKTISIDAFLPCDGIDTVYLDRPYFLAPVDEAAAEVFEILKRGMAAQKVAALGEALLFRRVRRLLIRPTEEGGALLASTLSFDYEVRSAQEAFADVPEVKITAEMRDLATHIIKTKAGTFDPMAYQDRYESALAELVRAKMEGKPLPKAPPRKEEKVVDLLEALRASAKATERTSAKATGGASGKASGSGKKAPTKAKAGKNAAAEKPAPSRKTTRKAS
- a CDS encoding thymidylate synthase → MEAYHQLLRRILDEGVRKDDRTGTGTLSVFGHQMRFDLGAGFPLVTTKKLHLKSIVHELLWFLAGDTNIRYLKENGVSIWDEWADANGDLGPVYGHQWRSWPTPEGGVIDQIAQVVSDIRRNPDSRRLIVTAWNPADVAKMALPPCHCLFQFYVLEGKLSCQLYQRSADVFLGVPFNIASYALLTHMVAQVTGLGVGDFVHTLGDAHLYVNHLDQAREQLSRTPRALPVLRLNPGARDIFAFRYEDIEIVGYDPHPAIKAPVAV